ACCTGAAAGGCCGGCGCGCAGGGCGGTGCCGACCGTTTGCGGGTCATGGCCGAGACAGGAGACGATTCCGAAACCGGTGATGGCAACTCTGTGCAAAACGGTTTCTCCCTTAAATATGGATGCCGCCGTTTACGGCGAAAACCTGGCCGGTGATATAGGTCGCCCGATCGGAACAGAGAAAGCCGACCAGACCGGAGACCTCCTCGGCATTGCCGACCCGGCCGAGTGGAATCATCGGCAGAATCTGGTCCATCGGCAGCTCCGAGGTCATGTCGGTGGCGATAAATCCGGGCGAGACGGCATTGACCAGAACATTGCGGCGGCCGACCTCGGCAGCCAGCGAACGGGTCGCCCCGATCAGCCCGGCCTTGGCGGCCGAGTAGTTTACCTGGCCGGCGACGCCCGATTCACCCGAGGTCGAAACGATATTGATAATCCGGCCCTCTCTTTTTTTCTGCATCCGCGCGACGACCAGGCGGGTAACGTTGAAGAAGCCGTTGAGGTGAACCGCCAGAACCTTCTCCCAGCTCTCCTGGCTCATCATTGCCATGATGCCGTCGCTGGCGAAACCGGCGTTGTTGACCAGAACGAAGGGCACGTTGTCAGCGAGCAGCGGCTCGAGCGCTGCCGATGTCGCCGCGGCATCGGCGACGTCAAACGGCAGGAGGTCGCAGCTGCCGCCGGCTGCCGTCATTTCGTCGGCAACCTGCCGCGCCGCATCATGGTCGCTGCGGTAGTTCAGCCAGATATGAAAACCATCGGCCGCCAGCTCTTTTGCAATGGCCGCGCCGATTCCTTTGCTCGCCCCGGTGACCAGGGCAATTTTCTTTTCTTCAGTCAAAATGGTTTCGCCTTTTCCGCCTGTCGAGCAGTGACAGCCCGGTAAGAAAGGCTGCCGACAGGCACTTGATCGCAGGTGCTTGGAAAGGGGTGAAAAAGATCCCGAAATCCTCCTGCTACTGCTCTGTTGATGGTCGATTCAGTGCTGTTGGACAATAAACCTGCATACTATGACAAGTCATCCAAGAATTCAACATTCTTGAGCGTTTTCCGACCGGTTTCAGCCGGTTCAGATAATTGCTGGAAAAAGGTGATTTACAATGACAGCCGACCGGCTAGAATTCAGGGAGGTGAATTGATCTGCGTAATCTTTCAAGAGACAGGGAGGCGTTCCCATGAAGATGAAGTTCATTCCTGTTCTGGTGCTGGTTCTGCTATTTTTCCCGGCCAGCGGTTTCGCCGCCGGCTGGACCGGTAATGTCAACGGATTCCTCGGTGCAAAGAGCCTCGATGAGGATGACTGGGAACCGCTGGACGAACATGGCGAAATCGGCGTGCGCTTTGATTTTGCCCCGAAAACCGATTTCCCGATCAACTTTGCTATCGACTGGTATGTTTCCGGGACCAGCGAGGCCTACTCCGACCCCCGCTTCGGCGGCTTTGCCGACGTTGATGCCGCAACCAGCGAATTTGCCATCGGCTTTCGCAAATACATGCCGATTCCGCAGACCACTTTCAGCCCTTATCTCGGGGCCGGCTTGACCTCGATCGCCGCCAGCATTGAGGCTGATGACGGCTTTTTCACCTACAAGGATGATGATGTCGACGGTGGTCTCTGGCTCGAAGGGGGCATCGTCTGGACGATCAGGCATGTCAACCTCGGCCTTTGTCTGCGCTATTCCGATGCCGAGGTGACGCTGTTCGGTGAGGATCTTGAGGTCGGTGGCGGCCATGCCGGTTTGATCGCCGGGTTTCATTGGTAGGGGCAGTAATCAGAAATCAGTGGACAGTTGGCAGTTGTATGAGCTGTAAGCCGGAAGGGCTAACTGCCGGTTTCCTGGTTGGAGCGTTGCAGGTACCAGACGATCGATTTAGATTTCCAGCCTCCAGCCTCCAGCGGCTCTCATTCTCCCAGATCGAGCAGGCTGTACAGCATCCGGATATGCGGTGTCTCGATCCCGGTAGCGGCGGCCCGTTCAAGCGGCTTCTCGTAGATGGAGTCGAGCTCGAGGGGGCGCCCTTCGAGGCGGTCGATCATCATGCTCGGCCGGTAGCCGCCCATGGTCCCGGTCGCCCCGATCATCTTTTCGATGAAGGGTGGGCCATCGATTGGCGACGTCAGGGGCTGGGCATTGGCGGCGGTGACTACCTCCTGCATGAGATCATTGATCAGCTGTCTTGACGGCGCATGGGCCAGCAGCTCGGCGACGTTCTTTCCGGTCAGCGCACAGAGACCGTTGAACGGAATATTCCAGACCAGTTTTTCCCAGCGCGTTTTGAGCAGATCCCCGACATATTCACAGCTGATCCCGGCAGCACTGAAGGTTTGCGCAACCTTTTCGGCCGCTTGACTCCGGCCGCCGCCGGCGAGTCCGATCCGGA
This genomic window from Desulfuromonas sp. contains:
- a CDS encoding 3-oxoacyl-ACP reductase FabG, producing MTEEKKIALVTGASKGIGAAIAKELAADGFHIWLNYRSDHDAARQVADEMTAAGGSCDLLPFDVADAAATSAALEPLLADNVPFVLVNNAGFASDGIMAMMSQESWEKVLAVHLNGFFNVTRLVVARMQKKREGRIINIVSTSGESGVAGQVNYSAAKAGLIGATRSLAAEVGRRNVLVNAVSPGFIATDMTSELPMDQILPMIPLGRVGNAEEVSGLVGFLCSDRATYITGQVFAVNGGIHI
- a CDS encoding 2-dehydropantoate 2-reductase; its protein translation is MKIAVVGAGALGLYYGALLQKSGNKLHFLLRRDYDAITRRGLQVCSVDGDFHLKPVKGYRSTTAIGPVELVLIGLKTFSNKKMVDLVRPLVGPETMLVTLQNGLGNEELLTGAFPAEQVIGGVAFLCANRGEPGTVHHLGQGAIRIGLAGGGRSQAAEKVAQTFSAAGISCEYVGDLLKTRWEKLVWNIPFNGLCALTGKNVAELLAHAPSRQLINDLMQEVVTAANAQPLTSPIDGPPFIEKMIGATGTMGGYRPSMMIDRLEGRPLELDSIYEKPLERAAATGIETPHIRMLYSLLDLGE